Proteins co-encoded in one Polynucleobacter sp. MWH-UH19D genomic window:
- a CDS encoding heavy metal translocating P-type ATPase — protein MSLQNDTNSSIFTLDIDGMTCASCVARVEKALNRIPGVEAASVNLATEQAKVRLEPGSSTTADEIIHLVQKTGYGAKISSAHGNFDPNPAHAFWGSDGFGRVLLSFILSAPLFLPMFFMPFGIHWALAPKWQILLATPVQFILGWRFYKAGLKSLMAGAGNMDLLVALGTSAAYGLSVYQMIASPHADHELYFEGSTVIICMVLLGKWLEARAKRQTSEAIRALQKLWPANAKVLNSNLVIKEGVALDQYRELPLDQVFPGDHILVLPGERIPVDGLILLGNSHIDESLLTGESDPVKKSLGAKVIGGSLNGEGVLIIDAKAVGVESVLSKIITLVEDAQTQKAPIQKLVDRVSAIFVPSVIIIALLTGLANWIYLDSVSIAILRSVSVLVIACPCALGLATPAAIMAGTGVAARFGILIKDPQVLELAHRLQIVAFDKTGTLTIGKPQVLEFIDLSGSNHQKLLLATAAGLQMGSEHPLAKALIDAAKLAGAIPIPPSQSEALPGVGISGVPSSGPWANQKLSLQSIASLVNNSHYSEILDKSQHCLSQGQTVSVLVHSETPSTPLAIIGFGDELKSSAKAAISALHQLHIRTVMLSGDNIAAAKRVGQSIGIDEVFGQVLPSNKAEIIRQLQSSGQDQARQYVAMVGDGVNDAPALASADVGMAMSTGTDVAMQAAGITLMRGDPSLVAGAIDISKKTWSKIGQNLFWAFAFNATGIPLAALGYLSPMLAGSAMALSSFCVLSNALLLKRWRPTHH, from the coding sequence ATGAGCCTGCAAAATGACACGAATTCCTCGATTTTTACCCTAGATATTGATGGAATGACCTGCGCCTCTTGCGTGGCAAGGGTTGAGAAGGCGCTTAATCGAATTCCTGGGGTAGAGGCTGCTAGCGTCAACCTTGCTACAGAACAAGCCAAAGTTCGTCTCGAGCCTGGCTCATCAACCACAGCAGACGAAATCATCCATTTAGTGCAAAAAACAGGTTATGGCGCCAAGATCAGCTCAGCCCATGGCAATTTTGATCCCAATCCCGCCCATGCATTTTGGGGTTCAGATGGGTTTGGAAGAGTGCTACTGAGTTTTATTCTCTCCGCCCCACTCTTTTTGCCCATGTTTTTCATGCCATTTGGCATCCATTGGGCACTTGCTCCAAAGTGGCAAATTTTATTAGCAACGCCTGTGCAATTCATTTTGGGTTGGCGCTTTTATAAAGCTGGCCTTAAATCACTAATGGCTGGTGCAGGAAATATGGATTTATTGGTCGCACTTGGAACTAGTGCTGCATATGGACTAAGTGTTTATCAAATGATTGCATCGCCTCACGCGGACCATGAGCTTTACTTTGAAGGCTCTACAGTCATTATTTGCATGGTCTTGCTTGGTAAATGGCTAGAAGCCAGAGCGAAGCGACAAACCAGCGAGGCAATTCGTGCGCTTCAAAAATTATGGCCAGCGAATGCAAAGGTTCTCAACTCCAATCTTGTAATAAAAGAAGGTGTTGCTCTTGATCAGTATCGCGAATTGCCACTGGATCAGGTGTTTCCAGGCGATCATATTTTGGTATTACCAGGCGAACGCATTCCAGTTGATGGCTTGATTCTCCTTGGCAATAGCCACATTGATGAGTCGCTTTTAACCGGTGAAAGCGATCCCGTTAAAAAATCACTTGGCGCGAAAGTGATTGGCGGATCACTAAACGGCGAAGGTGTTTTGATTATTGATGCAAAAGCAGTTGGTGTTGAAAGCGTCTTATCAAAAATCATTACCTTAGTGGAAGATGCTCAAACGCAAAAAGCACCTATCCAGAAATTAGTTGATCGAGTTAGCGCAATTTTTGTACCAAGCGTCATCATTATTGCGTTATTAACGGGTTTGGCAAATTGGATTTATTTAGACTCGGTTTCTATTGCCATCTTGCGTTCCGTATCGGTTCTTGTCATTGCCTGCCCCTGTGCGCTTGGCCTAGCCACTCCTGCGGCCATCATGGCGGGGACAGGAGTTGCGGCACGCTTTGGCATCTTAATCAAAGACCCCCAAGTTTTAGAGTTGGCGCATCGATTACAAATTGTTGCCTTTGATAAAACTGGCACTCTCACTATTGGCAAGCCACAAGTACTCGAATTCATTGATCTTAGCGGCAGTAATCATCAGAAATTGCTTCTTGCAACTGCAGCGGGCTTGCAAATGGGCAGCGAACATCCATTAGCTAAAGCGTTGATTGATGCAGCCAAACTTGCAGGCGCCATTCCTATCCCACCTTCCCAAAGCGAAGCGTTGCCTGGGGTTGGGATCAGCGGCGTACCAAGTTCTGGACCTTGGGCCAATCAAAAGCTCTCGCTTCAAAGTATTGCTTCGCTCGTAAATAATTCACACTATTCAGAAATTCTAGATAAGTCGCAACACTGCCTAAGCCAAGGACAAACCGTATCTGTATTAGTACATTCCGAAACGCCATCAACACCTCTGGCAATCATTGGTTTTGGAGATGAACTCAAGAGCTCGGCAAAGGCAGCAATCTCTGCTTTACATCAATTACACATTCGTACCGTCATGCTCTCTGGCGACAATATAGCTGCCGCAAAAAGGGTTGGCCAATCCATTGGAATTGATGAAGTTTTTGGGCAAGTATTACCAAGTAATAAGGCGGAAATTATTCGTCAATTGCAATCCTCTGGCCAAGATCAAGCTAGACAATACGTCGCCATGGTTGGCGATGGAGTAAACGATGCTCCGGCCTTAGCAAGTGCAGATGTAGGCATGGCAATGTCGACGGGTACAGATGTGGCAATGCAGGCAGCAGGCATCACGCTCATGCGCGGAGACCCCAGTCTTGTTGCGGGTGCGATTGATATCTCTAAAAAAACTTGGAGCAAGATTGGGCAAAATCTTTTTTGGGCATTTGCATTTAATGCCACAGGCATTCCTTTGGCAGCCCTTGGTTATTTATCACCCATGCTCGCGGGTAGCGCAATGGCACTTTCTAGTTTTTGCGTTTTAAGCAATGCGCTCTTACTGAAGCGTTGGCGCCCTACGCATCACTAA
- a CDS encoding DUF3047 domain-containing protein, which yields MRKIALFLTTILLAIVLSGCAGFGGDSVQDESGKSFRVDQIPAQEELPKFSAQAGREGMPQGWNFYRIAPYKKNTIYRLENYQGRTVLSANSKTAASGLAVKLKPKKVSNLWLQWEWKALSAMPEADNSEGYRDDAPLRILVAFDGNKSKLSLKEKMNFEMANLISGQEMPYATLMYIWSGKSPVDSIITNAHTSRIKMIVVDSGWDNLGQWHKHQRDLSADYKRAYGEIPGDLIGIALLTDTDNTKSETRAFYGDIELIRKSAK from the coding sequence ATGCGAAAAATTGCCTTATTTCTCACAACAATCCTGTTAGCCATTGTTTTATCTGGATGTGCTGGATTTGGCGGAGACTCCGTTCAAGATGAGTCTGGCAAAAGCTTTCGAGTTGATCAAATACCCGCTCAGGAAGAGTTGCCAAAATTTTCTGCTCAAGCGGGGCGCGAGGGTATGCCGCAAGGATGGAACTTCTATCGCATTGCACCTTATAAGAAGAACACCATCTATCGTTTGGAGAATTACCAAGGCAGAACAGTTTTAAGTGCGAACTCAAAAACGGCAGCATCAGGTTTGGCGGTCAAGCTAAAACCAAAGAAGGTGTCAAATTTATGGCTGCAATGGGAGTGGAAGGCGTTGAGTGCGATGCCTGAAGCTGATAACAGTGAAGGTTATCGAGATGATGCCCCATTGAGAATATTGGTTGCATTTGATGGCAATAAATCCAAACTTTCTTTAAAAGAAAAAATGAATTTTGAGATGGCGAATTTAATTAGCGGCCAAGAAATGCCTTATGCCACCTTGATGTATATCTGGTCTGGTAAGTCGCCTGTAGATTCCATCATTACGAATGCCCATACTTCGCGGATCAAAATGATTGTGGTGGATTCAGGTTGGGATAATTTAGGTCAATGGCACAAGCATCAGCGAGATTTGTCGGCAGACTATAAACGAGCTTATGGTGAAATTCCAGGAGATTTGATTGGCATAGCTTTGCTTACTGATACGGATAACACTAAATCTGAAACTCGCGCTTTTTATGGTGATATTGAGCTAATCCGTAAGTCTGCAAAATAA
- a CDS encoding glycosyltransferase family 39 protein encodes MRQHSPSSWAAISICIAALVHFALGFSIEFSVDEAHYALYAQHLAWSYFDHPPLVGWIQWPLISITSLEGIIRLIPEFLWVISCYLVYQVTLEIHHLIQGRNAGYLTSTLPAQNTCGLMAVLAIIAAPIPHVLAIGLLPDTLLTPLSLGLMLMALRWLSKEYFNVSDWVFTGVLLGLSGLSKYTAAFSALALLLVFLSSPRKNWINTTGFWLAAIIALFCISPVLYWNWANDWISFKYQIAHGAGSTWLWRKLATYVGLQILVYGPLLLLGTYLFIKYCVHGAKLSVWALLGFFVIPFAIFASLSGGGGLPHWTAPAWFCLAPFAGIGLAKAWSMQHRRLIQILFVSQLLLCTIGFAYVLAGGIQSEVIKANPIADLYGWKSAGHKASELTQATKAQGIAVQNWTLGSRAAWYAKPTPVFVLDERRDQFDLWFGDLPQGANILLINWSGMSFPAPIGNKNSFERCEPLDSLEIKRFGQILSKFDFSLCSNWQGSSLAK; translated from the coding sequence ATGCGCCAACACTCACCATCAAGCTGGGCCGCAATCAGCATTTGCATTGCGGCATTGGTGCACTTTGCTTTGGGCTTCTCAATTGAATTTTCTGTTGATGAGGCTCACTACGCTTTATATGCGCAACATCTTGCTTGGAGCTACTTTGATCACCCACCATTGGTGGGATGGATCCAATGGCCACTTATAAGCATCACTTCGCTTGAAGGAATCATTCGACTCATACCAGAGTTTCTTTGGGTGATCTCTTGTTACTTGGTTTATCAAGTGACATTAGAAATTCATCACCTCATCCAAGGCAGAAATGCAGGCTACCTAACTAGTACGCTGCCCGCTCAAAATACCTGCGGACTAATGGCTGTACTTGCGATTATTGCCGCTCCGATTCCTCACGTGCTCGCGATTGGTTTATTGCCAGATACTTTACTGACACCTCTGAGTCTTGGGCTCATGTTGATGGCACTTCGCTGGCTTAGCAAAGAGTACTTTAATGTCAGTGATTGGGTTTTTACAGGTGTTTTGTTAGGTCTATCAGGCCTCAGCAAATACACCGCAGCCTTTAGCGCTTTGGCACTCTTACTTGTCTTCTTAAGTAGCCCAAGAAAAAATTGGATTAACACTACTGGATTTTGGTTAGCCGCCATCATCGCTCTTTTTTGCATTAGTCCTGTCCTCTATTGGAATTGGGCAAACGACTGGATCTCATTTAAGTATCAAATTGCACATGGTGCAGGTAGTACATGGCTATGGCGAAAATTAGCTACCTATGTAGGTCTACAGATTTTGGTTTACGGACCTTTGCTGTTACTTGGTACTTATTTATTTATTAAATATTGTGTGCATGGTGCGAAGCTTTCTGTATGGGCATTGCTTGGATTTTTTGTCATTCCATTTGCCATCTTCGCATCACTCTCTGGCGGCGGAGGCCTGCCACACTGGACAGCCCCAGCATGGTTCTGTCTTGCCCCCTTTGCGGGAATCGGCTTAGCAAAAGCTTGGTCGATGCAACATCGCCGTCTCATTCAAATTCTGTTTGTCTCTCAGTTGCTACTTTGCACTATTGGATTCGCTTACGTTCTAGCGGGTGGCATTCAATCAGAAGTGATTAAAGCAAATCCAATAGCTGACCTATATGGCTGGAAATCAGCTGGACACAAGGCATCTGAGCTGACACAAGCAACAAAAGCTCAAGGAATTGCCGTGCAAAATTGGACCTTGGGAAGTAGAGCTGCATGGTATGCAAAACCGACCCCGGTATTTGTTTTGGATGAGCGACGAGATCAGTTTGACCTATGGTTTGGCGATCTTCCTCAAGGGGCAAATATTCTTCTCATCAACTGGTCTGGAATGTCCTTTCCTGCGCCAATTGGCAATAAAAACTCTTTTGAGCGATGTGAGCCCTTAGATAGCCTAGAAATTAAGCGTTTTGGGCAAATTTTGTCTAAATTTGACTTTAGCCTTTGTAGCAACTGGCAGGGATCTAGCTTAGCCAAGTAA
- a CDS encoding lysylphosphatidylglycerol synthase transmembrane domain-containing protein, whose product MRSQVTSTPNPKNTAGWKSILKRAWPTIRIVLSIALLWKATSGIDWHTLLDSEIKMQPIWLVAAAIAICCAFICGGLRWGFLMRSVGFQGGLFKYIALYFAGGLINQGLPSTLGGDSYRAITATHFNSAGSLSETKELDQELHHSVDLEHATPKLRLSFAMVLVDRLLGLAGNNLLGGLGLILGGATLAAWGQDLGYAVVAVMVLAGLSIALVLTWKPTTELLQKLLARLNMGNAMPGIRLAFSWPMNIAQAIFAIAIHGFIILAFGFCLRAYGAEAPISSLMIGLPALSLLLMLPISISGWGLREATLSSVLALWGVSPSLTVLASISYGALTVISVLPGAYFLLKRK is encoded by the coding sequence ATGCGTTCACAAGTTACATCTACCCCAAATCCAAAAAATACTGCTGGGTGGAAATCCATTCTAAAACGCGCATGGCCAACGATTCGTATTGTTCTGTCTATTGCTTTGCTTTGGAAAGCAACCAGTGGCATCGATTGGCATACCCTACTCGACTCTGAGATCAAGATGCAACCTATATGGCTGGTTGCTGCGGCAATTGCGATTTGCTGTGCCTTCATTTGTGGCGGCTTGCGCTGGGGTTTTCTGATGCGCAGCGTCGGATTCCAGGGCGGGCTATTTAAATATATCGCCTTATATTTTGCTGGCGGTTTAATTAATCAAGGCTTACCAAGCACTCTCGGCGGGGACAGCTATCGGGCAATCACTGCTACGCATTTCAATAGCGCCGGTAGCCTCAGCGAAACAAAAGAGCTTGATCAAGAACTACATCATTCCGTTGATTTAGAACATGCAACACCGAAGCTCCGCTTGAGCTTTGCAATGGTACTGGTAGATCGCCTCTTGGGATTGGCAGGAAATAATTTACTTGGTGGACTTGGACTTATTCTGGGTGGCGCCACTCTTGCAGCTTGGGGTCAAGATCTTGGCTATGCCGTGGTCGCCGTAATGGTATTGGCTGGACTCTCTATAGCATTGGTGTTGACTTGGAAACCCACAACCGAGTTATTGCAAAAGTTACTTGCTCGCTTAAACATGGGCAATGCAATGCCAGGAATAAGACTGGCTTTCTCCTGGCCAATGAATATTGCTCAAGCAATTTTTGCGATTGCCATCCATGGATTTATTATTTTGGCTTTTGGATTCTGCTTAAGAGCCTATGGGGCTGAAGCACCCATTTCCAGCCTGATGATTGGCTTGCCAGCACTAAGCCTTTTACTCATGCTGCCGATCAGTATTTCAGGGTGGGGTCTACGTGAAGCCACTCTATCTTCTGTCTTAGCACTTTGGGGGGTGAGCCCATCACTCACAGTATTAGCCTCAATTAGTTACGGCGCACTTACTGTGATTTCCGTTCTACCAGGTGCATATTTTTTACTAAAACGAAAATAA
- a CDS encoding glycosyltransferase family 9 protein, which produces MAISVNTMRAIDHWVGVPLCAIVSPFVAVVDGIKNIFSRGPETPKKLLFIELSEMGSAILVDPAMRNAQARGAEIFFLIFKSNRASLTLLNTVKPENIFTIDSSSLSGLIKDTLRFLVLARYHRIDAVIDLELFSRFTALLTGLCGARKRVGYHIFHGEGLWRGFMLTRKVHYNPHIHITKNFLALIHAAFAKEIEVPYSKIHIADAEVKLEQAVINPDVLKKVLARIEKKAAEAGISFTFGKNRIILINPNASDLLPQRRWSQQRFSELIQAVNQRYPEDLILITGSPAEFVYVDKVRFVANVKNALNFAGQVTFSELPPLYTLSDVMVTNDSGPGHFSAVTPLRTVVLFGPETPALYGSVGNSIAITANLACSPCVSAANHRKTPCHDNVCMQAISVAQVLEKVSIQLQEADKAKGR; this is translated from the coding sequence ATGGCTATTAGCGTCAATACTATGCGGGCAATTGATCATTGGGTTGGTGTACCCCTTTGTGCAATCGTTAGCCCCTTTGTGGCAGTAGTTGACGGCATCAAAAATATATTTAGCCGCGGACCAGAAACACCAAAAAAACTATTATTTATTGAGCTGTCTGAGATGGGTAGCGCAATTCTGGTAGATCCTGCCATGCGAAACGCACAGGCACGCGGCGCAGAGATCTTTTTCTTAATTTTTAAAAGTAATCGCGCTAGCCTTACCCTACTCAATACCGTAAAGCCAGAAAATATCTTCACGATTGACTCTTCTAGCTTAAGTGGCCTGATTAAAGATACATTGCGCTTTTTAGTTTTGGCTCGCTATCACCGCATTGATGCAGTGATTGATTTGGAATTATTCTCACGCTTTACTGCCCTCCTTACTGGTCTATGCGGTGCTCGCAAGCGCGTTGGTTATCATATTTTTCATGGTGAAGGGTTATGGCGCGGCTTTATGCTGACTCGCAAAGTTCATTACAACCCACATATTCATATCACCAAAAACTTCCTAGCCCTAATTCATGCGGCTTTTGCTAAAGAAATTGAAGTTCCTTATAGCAAGATTCATATTGCCGATGCTGAAGTAAAGCTTGAGCAAGCGGTGATTAATCCCGATGTTTTAAAGAAGGTACTAGCTCGCATTGAGAAAAAGGCTGCTGAAGCCGGCATTTCTTTTACCTTTGGAAAAAATCGCATTATCTTGATCAATCCAAATGCAAGTGACCTCTTGCCACAACGTCGCTGGTCGCAACAACGTTTCTCTGAGCTCATTCAAGCAGTAAATCAGCGCTATCCAGAAGACCTGATTTTGATCACAGGGTCACCAGCGGAATTTGTCTATGTAGATAAAGTGCGCTTTGTTGCCAATGTCAAGAACGCCCTAAACTTTGCAGGTCAGGTGACTTTTTCTGAATTGCCTCCGCTCTACACACTCTCTGATGTAATGGTCACGAATGATTCTGGCCCAGGACACTTCTCTGCGGTCACACCCCTCAGAACCGTGGTGCTGTTTGGCCCGGAAACTCCTGCGCTATATGGTTCAGTTGGTAATTCTATTGCGATTACTGCAAATCTTGCTTGCTCTCCTTGTGTCAGCGCAGCAAACCATCGTAAGACCCCTTGTCATGACAATGTTTGCATGCAAGCAATTAGCGTTGCTCAAGTTTTAGAGAAAGTTAGCATTCAATTGCAAGAAGCGGATAAAGCTAAAGGCCGCTAG
- a CDS encoding phosphatase PAP2 family protein, which yields MSKKAISTLTWFIPIAPIALAAAIYFGEFQSSSFLSINRFTQLLPDTLWAWLTFLGNGWGVFALAFPLLLLAPRIFSAGILGGAISALASSTLKNIFDLPRPGGLLEDGSFHRIGDLLQYKAFPSGHTLTAFAIASALYFSCAKNNRTHLLILFLVAGLVGLSRNAVGAHWLTDVLAGAGVGMWCGMIGAYLANYLPESQLKPQALWTRFIAVGGLVSIYAHYSQVMDLELNLPLQYASIAIITITLIFFIKAQASHSQTNVE from the coding sequence ATGAGCAAAAAAGCGATTTCTACGCTAACTTGGTTTATCCCGATCGCTCCTATAGCTCTTGCTGCAGCGATTTATTTTGGTGAATTTCAAAGCAGTAGCTTTTTATCAATCAATCGCTTTACTCAACTCCTACCAGACACCTTGTGGGCATGGCTCACGTTCTTGGGTAATGGTTGGGGAGTATTTGCCTTAGCATTTCCATTACTTTTATTGGCACCACGAATATTTAGTGCTGGCATTTTAGGTGGCGCGATCTCCGCTCTGGCTAGTAGCACCCTAAAAAATATCTTTGATCTACCCAGACCTGGAGGTCTGCTAGAGGATGGTAGTTTTCACCGAATAGGCGATCTTCTGCAATACAAGGCTTTTCCATCTGGTCATACCCTTACCGCTTTTGCAATTGCAAGCGCATTGTATTTTTCTTGCGCCAAGAATAATCGCACTCACCTACTGATCCTATTCCTTGTAGCCGGTCTAGTAGGTTTATCTCGGAATGCTGTTGGAGCTCACTGGCTAACCGATGTCTTGGCAGGCGCCGGAGTTGGAATGTGGTGTGGAATGATCGGCGCCTATCTAGCAAATTACCTGCCTGAATCTCAACTGAAGCCACAAGCCCTTTGGACTCGGTTTATTGCTGTTGGCGGGCTTGTATCGATTTATGCCCATTACTCCCAAGTCATGGATCTTGAGTTAAATCTCCCACTGCAATATGCCTCTATTGCGATTATTACCATCACCTTAATATTTTTTATCAAGGCACAGGCAAGTCATTCCCAAACGAATGTAGAGTAA
- the rlmJ gene encoding 23S rRNA (adenine(2030)-N(6))-methyltransferase RlmJ, translating to MFSYRHAFHAGSHADILKHIVLIQLVQYLQEKPGALTIVDTHAGAGIYSLEDGFAAVSKEAAGGIFRLQKFVEAGNTVPKSIQQYLDCISSENPQGEIQIYPGSPFILARFLRLQDRLKLFELHPKEIDILRQNVSQLKQSKQIDVYAQDSFSRLKGLLPPPSRRGLVLIDPSYEDKQDYRNLEIAIEEALRRFATGCYAIWYPAISRRESAELPERMKRIATANKRSWLHAELRVENAPNERRLQASGMFIINPPWTLEKHLAEALPVLVKALGLDGGAKLILKSFEA from the coding sequence ATGTTTAGTTATCGTCATGCTTTTCATGCTGGTAGTCATGCCGATATTCTGAAGCACATCGTTCTTATTCAACTGGTTCAATATTTACAAGAAAAACCTGGCGCATTAACCATCGTGGATACCCATGCTGGCGCTGGAATTTATAGCCTAGAAGATGGCTTTGCCGCTGTTAGCAAAGAGGCTGCGGGCGGAATCTTTCGTCTTCAGAAGTTTGTGGAGGCAGGCAATACTGTTCCTAAAAGTATCCAGCAGTATCTAGACTGTATTTCTTCTGAAAATCCTCAAGGTGAAATTCAGATTTACCCAGGATCGCCATTTATTCTTGCGCGCTTTTTAAGATTGCAAGATCGTCTCAAATTATTTGAATTGCATCCCAAAGAAATCGATATTCTGCGTCAGAATGTTTCGCAACTTAAACAGTCCAAACAAATCGATGTGTATGCACAAGATAGCTTTAGCAGACTAAAAGGTCTGCTCCCACCACCAAGTAGACGTGGTCTTGTGCTCATCGATCCTTCATATGAAGATAAACAAGACTACCGTAATCTTGAAATCGCAATTGAGGAAGCTTTGCGTCGCTTTGCAACGGGTTGCTATGCAATTTGGTATCCAGCCATTTCCAGAAGAGAATCCGCAGAACTACCAGAGCGTATGAAGCGGATTGCGACTGCCAATAAACGCTCTTGGTTACATGCCGAGTTAAGAGTAGAAAACGCTCCGAATGAGCGCCGTTTGCAAGCTAGCGGTATGTTTATTATTAATCCACCATGGACGCTTGAGAAACATCTAGCTGAAGCGTTGCCGGTATTAGTTAAGGCCCTCGGCTTGGATGGTGGAGCAAAACTAATATTGAAGAGCTTTGAGGCCTAA
- a CDS encoding LD-carboxypeptidase, with amino-acid sequence MKAIYLIAPSGANLDPNSPEAGIAYLHSQGIEISNAQCVHRVHERFAGTDAERLNELNGLATVDPKNLVMAMRGGYGIHRLLPDIAWNTIAKAVKNGLQICGHSDFTAFELGLLAKTGAVTLSGPMLNYDFGRLDEHGNALAPDPFMWKHFLSATQERKLDCQIQSPQSFLGEVSAGSIAGLLWGGNLTVIASLVGTSHLPSSAQTKGGILFLEDVNEHPYRLERMMMQLLDAGILQNQSAILLGGFSAYRLYDNDKGYNFEHAVEAIRDRLPKQIPILVDLPFGHQAEKLTLPVGANATLDYSPTGFSIKASW; translated from the coding sequence ATGAAGGCTATTTATTTAATTGCCCCTTCGGGCGCAAATCTCGACCCTAATAGTCCTGAAGCAGGAATTGCCTATTTACATAGTCAGGGCATTGAAATTTCAAATGCTCAATGTGTACATCGCGTTCATGAACGTTTTGCTGGTACTGATGCGGAGCGTTTAAATGAATTAAATGGTTTAGCAACAGTTGATCCAAAAAATCTGGTGATGGCCATGCGTGGTGGTTATGGCATTCATCGTTTGTTGCCAGATATCGCGTGGAACACCATTGCAAAAGCGGTAAAAAATGGTTTGCAAATTTGCGGACATAGTGATTTCACGGCTTTTGAATTGGGTTTATTAGCAAAAACTGGGGCAGTGACTTTGTCTGGCCCAATGCTCAATTATGACTTTGGTCGATTAGACGAGCATGGCAATGCGCTTGCACCAGATCCATTTATGTGGAAGCATTTCTTATCAGCCACCCAAGAGCGGAAGTTGGATTGCCAAATTCAGTCACCTCAATCTTTCTTGGGTGAGGTAAGTGCAGGCTCGATTGCTGGATTGCTTTGGGGCGGCAACTTGACGGTGATAGCCAGTCTTGTTGGCACATCCCATCTACCATCTTCAGCACAAACGAAGGGCGGTATTCTATTCTTGGAGGATGTGAATGAACATCCTTATCGACTAGAAAGAATGATGATGCAGCTACTTGATGCTGGCATTCTTCAAAATCAGTCTGCAATATTATTGGGCGGCTTTTCAGCATATCGTTTGTACGATAACGATAAAGGGTACAACTTTGAGCATGCAGTAGAAGCTATTCGTGATCGCCTGCCAAAGCAAATTCCAATCCTAGTGGATTTGCCATTTGGTCATCAGGCAGAAAAACTGACGCTACCCGTTGGGGCAAACGCGACACTAGATTACAGTCCAACTGGATTCAGTATTAAAGCAAGCTGGTGA
- the tadA gene encoding tRNA adenosine(34) deaminase TadA, producing MTQADLDHQFMQQAIGQAQLAALAGEVPVGAVLVRDGKVISKAFNQPIHHHDPSAHAEMLALRAAAKAEENYRLPGSTLYVTLEPCTMCAGAILHARVDRVVYGAPDPRTGAAGSVLDVFSSKQINHQTVVQGGIMGEECGQLLRSFFKERR from the coding sequence ATGACCCAAGCAGACCTTGATCATCAATTTATGCAACAAGCCATTGGGCAGGCTCAACTGGCTGCTCTGGCGGGCGAGGTTCCTGTAGGTGCTGTTTTAGTACGAGATGGTAAGGTTATTTCTAAGGCATTTAACCAGCCGATTCATCATCATGATCCGAGTGCTCATGCAGAAATGTTGGCGCTGAGGGCAGCCGCTAAAGCAGAAGAAAACTATCGTCTACCCGGTAGCACCCTGTACGTCACCTTAGAGCCCTGTACGATGTGTGCTGGAGCCATACTCCATGCGCGAGTGGATCGTGTTGTGTATGGGGCGCCGGATCCAAGGACCGGTGCCGCTGGAAGCGTTTTGGATGTATTCTCATCCAAGCAAATTAATCATCAAACGGTAGTTCAGGGTGGGATTATGGGTGAAGAGTGCGGTCAGTTACTACGCAGCTTCTTTAAGGAGCGCAGATGA
- the queD gene encoding 6-carboxytetrahydropterin synthase QueD — translation MANKSSNISITRRLEFDSGHRIPNHDGQCRHLHGHRYAIEVILTGEVADHPGKADDGMVLDFGDIKRLTNQHVVEPWDHAFLVAKEDEKLVAFLASLPNHKTVIMEHVPTVENLANTAFAILQPVFNQAFGGRLQLSAVRLYETPNCWADVHHQ, via the coding sequence ATGGCTAATAAATCATCGAATATTTCTATTACTCGTCGTCTTGAATTTGATTCAGGCCATCGCATTCCGAATCATGATGGTCAATGCCGACATTTGCACGGACATCGATATGCTATCGAGGTAATCTTAACTGGCGAGGTAGCAGATCATCCTGGTAAGGCGGATGATGGAATGGTGCTGGATTTTGGTGACATTAAGCGTCTCACAAATCAGCATGTGGTTGAGCCTTGGGATCACGCATTCTTAGTGGCAAAAGAGGATGAAAAATTGGTAGCGTTCCTGGCAAGCTTGCCAAATCATAAAACAGTGATCATGGAACATGTTCCTACAGTAGAAAACCTAGCCAATACTGCTTTTGCAATTTTGCAACCTGTATTCAATCAAGCTTTTGGTGGTCGACTTCAGCTTTCTGCAGTTCGTCTGTATGAAACACCCAATTGCTGGGCGGATGTACATCACCAATAA